Proteins from one Roseovarius nanhaiticus genomic window:
- a CDS encoding efflux RND transporter permease subunit encodes MSGERPDTGGISALSVRRPWLAAVMNLLIVIAGIGALWGVEIRELPDIDRPIVSVRANYPGASPTTLDAEVASLVEGAVARVAGVTSVETSSEEGNFRMRAEFSPSRDLDTAASDVREAVARIETRLPDGVEDLFVVKSEQDADPILDIAIWSEARPIDQLTRLVDDSIIPEFTAVPGVAEVVVFGDRQRVLRVEVAPERLAAFGLSIAEVADTLRAAQFDVPVGSFGSGQLEVLVRADATVTDPARIEELKIRQNIRLGDVSDVYFGLATAESVARLDGRMVLNLGIVRQAQSNTVQISDDVRRAIEALRLRYPELGFEITSDSAVFIKGSIAEVAKSLAFALLIVIGVIWLFFGKLRTVLIPAVTIPIALTGSLAAIWLLGFSVNLITLLSLVLATGLVVDDAIVVTENIQRKRQEGLGRRAAAAIGAREVFFAVIATTATLIAVFVPISFLPSDAGRLFTEFGFVLAITVAISSFVALTMCPMLASLTADMGGGTGPLARLGGWLSRGYMALIGPMVRAPLVTLVAASLIAGSAALVYGQLGEELLPDEDRGEINVWIQGPDGTGLDYTDAQVERVEAMMQPFVESGAASSLYSITGRYDLNRGSIGLRLAPWSERTISQAEIEAEITPQLSGLAGAQGRAFSSNSLGLRGSAGGLSIALTGPSYPEIAEAADSFSQALRDVAGLSDIRVQYQATQPQLNVLVDRARASDLGVEMETLSTTLRALIDEDEIAELTIQDEAVPIILQSSAGAVRDPADLMNLYVRSDAGDLVPLSQLVSLEENGVAAELDRHAQRRAIELDASVSPDTPLRGIIDDVRALAAEELPGEIGLIFLGEAASLDETSSALTATYVIALIVVFLVLLAQFESLTSALVVMTTVPFGICAAIYALLLTGTTINIYSQIGVLMLVGVMAKNGILLVEFADQLRDKGASASEAALEAARVRLRPISMTLICTVMAGLPLILGSGPGAEARAAIGWVIFGGLGLAAAFTLFLTPAAYALIAAASSARAAAGEALEAELRDA; translated from the coding sequence ATGAGCGGTGAGCGGCCGGATACCGGCGGCATCAGCGCGCTGAGCGTGCGGCGCCCGTGGCTGGCCGCCGTGATGAACCTCTTGATCGTGATCGCCGGTATCGGCGCGCTTTGGGGCGTCGAGATCCGCGAGCTGCCCGATATAGACCGCCCCATCGTGTCCGTGCGCGCCAATTATCCCGGTGCCTCGCCCACCACGCTTGATGCCGAGGTGGCGTCGCTGGTCGAGGGGGCCGTGGCGCGCGTCGCTGGCGTCACCTCGGTCGAAACGTCGTCCGAGGAAGGCAATTTCCGCATGCGGGCCGAGTTCAGCCCCAGCCGCGATCTGGATACCGCCGCCAGCGATGTGCGCGAGGCCGTGGCGCGGATCGAGACGCGCCTGCCGGACGGGGTCGAAGATCTCTTTGTCGTCAAGTCCGAGCAGGACGCGGACCCCATCCTCGACATCGCCATCTGGAGCGAGGCGCGCCCCATCGATCAGCTGACCCGCCTCGTGGACGATAGCATCATCCCCGAATTCACCGCCGTTCCGGGCGTGGCCGAGGTCGTCGTTTTTGGCGACCGCCAGCGCGTGCTCAGGGTCGAGGTCGCGCCCGAGCGGCTCGCGGCCTTTGGCCTCAGTATCGCCGAGGTGGCGGATACCCTGCGCGCCGCGCAATTCGATGTGCCCGTGGGCAGCTTCGGCTCGGGCCAGCTCGAGGTATTGGTGCGCGCCGACGCAACCGTCACGGACCCCGCCCGCATCGAAGAGCTGAAGATCCGGCAGAATATCCGTCTCGGTGACGTCTCGGATGTCTATTTCGGCCTCGCAACAGCCGAGAGTGTTGCGCGGCTGGACGGGCGCATGGTGCTGAACCTCGGCATCGTGCGGCAGGCACAGTCGAACACTGTCCAGATCTCGGACGACGTGCGCCGCGCCATCGAGGCGCTGCGCCTGCGCTACCCCGAGCTGGGGTTCGAGATCACCTCCGACAGCGCGGTTTTCATCAAGGGCTCCATCGCCGAGGTCGCAAAATCGCTGGCCTTTGCCCTCTTGATCGTGATCGGCGTCATCTGGCTCTTCTTCGGCAAGCTGCGCACCGTTCTGATCCCGGCCGTGACCATCCCCATCGCCCTCACCGGCTCGCTGGCCGCGATCTGGCTGCTGGGCTTTTCGGTCAACCTGATCACGCTTTTGTCGCTGGTGCTGGCGACCGGCCTCGTCGTCGATGACGCCATTGTCGTGACCGAGAATATCCAGCGCAAACGGCAAGAGGGGCTGGGCCGCCGCGCTGCCGCCGCCATCGGCGCGCGCGAGGTGTTCTTTGCCGTGATCGCCACGACCGCGACGCTGATCGCGGTCTTCGTGCCCATCTCGTTCCTGCCCAGCGACGCGGGCCGTCTTTTCACCGAATTCGGTTTCGTTCTGGCGATCACGGTGGCGATTTCTTCCTTCGTGGCGCTTACCATGTGCCCCATGCTGGCCTCGCTTACGGCCGATATGGGCGGCGGCACCGGCCCGCTGGCGCGCTTGGGCGGCTGGCTCTCGCGCGGTTACATGGCACTGATCGGGCCGATGGTGCGCGCGCCGCTTGTGACGCTGGTCGCGGCCTCATTGATTGCGGGCTCGGCTGCGCTGGTCTATGGCCAGCTTGGCGAGGAGCTTCTGCCGGACGAGGATCGCGGCGAGATCAACGTCTGGATTCAGGGCCCGGACGGCACCGGACTTGATTATACCGACGCACAGGTCGAGCGGGTCGAGGCGATGATGCAGCCCTTTGTCGAGTCCGGCGCCGCCAGCAGCCTCTATTCCATCACCGGGCGCTATGACCTCAATCGCGGCTCCATCGGCCTGCGCCTCGCGCCATGGAGCGAGAGGACCATCAGCCAGGCCGAGATCGAGGCCGAGATCACCCCCCAGCTCAGCGGTCTTGCCGGTGCGCAGGGCCGCGCCTTCAGCAGCAACAGCCTTGGGCTGCGCGGCTCGGCGGGGGGGCTCAGCATCGCGCTGACCGGGCCCAGCTATCCTGAGATCGCGGAGGCGGCGGACAGTTTTTCGCAGGCGCTGCGGGATGTGGCGGGCCTGTCGGATATCCGCGTCCAGTATCAGGCGACGCAACCGCAACTCAACGTGCTGGTCGACCGCGCGCGCGCCTCGGATCTGGGCGTCGAAATGGAGACGCTCTCGACCACGCTGCGCGCGCTGATCGACGAGGACGAGATCGCCGAGCTGACCATCCAGGACGAGGCCGTGCCGATCATCCTGCAATCCAGCGCAGGCGCCGTGCGCGATCCCGCGGACCTGATGAACCTCTACGTTCGCAGCGATGCGGGCGATCTCGTCCCGCTCAGCCAGCTTGTATCGCTGGAAGAGAACGGCGTCGCCGCCGAGCTGGACCGCCACGCCCAGCGCCGCGCGATCGAGCTGGATGCCTCGGTCTCGCCCGACACACCCCTGCGCGGCATCATCGACGATGTGCGGGCCCTCGCCGCCGAAGAGCTTCCGGGCGAGATCGGCCTCATCTTCCTCGGCGAGGCCGCGTCGCTGGATGAAACCTCCAGCGCCTTGACCGCCACTTACGTCATCGCATTAATCGTCGTTTTCCTCGTGCTGCTCGCCCAGTTCGAGAGTCTGACCAGCGCGCTGGTGGTGATGACGACCGTGCCCTTCGGCATCTGCGCCGCGATCTATGCCCTTCTGCTCACCGGCACGACCATCAATATCTACAGCCAGATCGGCGTGCTGATGCTGGTCGGCGTCATGGCCAAGAACGGGATCCTTCTGGTCGAATTCGCGGATCAGCTGCGCGACAAGGGCGCATCGGCCAGCGAGGCCGCGCTTGAGGCTGCCCGCGTGCGTCTGCGCCCCATCTCGATGACGCTCATCTGCACGGTGATGGCGGGCCTGCCGCTGATCCTAGGCTCCGGTCCGGGTGCCGAGGCGCGCGCCGCCATCGGCTGGGTCATCTTCGGCGGCCTTGGCCTTGCCGCTGCCTTTACCCTTTTCCTGACGCCCGCAGCCTACGCGCTTATTGCCGCCGCCTCCAGCGCTCGCGCCGCCGCCGGCGAGGCACTTGAGGCAGAGCTGAGGGACGCCTAG
- the rplT gene encoding 50S ribosomal protein L20: protein MSRVKSGVVTHARHKKVVKAAKGYYGRRKNTFKVAAQAVDKANQYATRDRKNRKRNFRALWIQRINAAVRSHDEALTYSRFINGLALAGVEVDRKVLADLAVHEPAAFAAIVEQAKGALAA from the coding sequence ATGTCGAGAGTTAAGAGCGGCGTCGTCACCCACGCCCGTCACAAGAAAGTCGTCAAGGCCGCCAAAGGTTACTATGGCCGCCGCAAGAACACCTTCAAGGTGGCCGCGCAGGCCGTCGACAAGGCCAACCAGTACGCGACACGCGACCGCAAGAACCGCAAGCGCAATTTCCGCGCCCTGTGGATCCAGCGGATCAACGCCGCCGTGCGCAGCCATGACGAGGCGCTGACATACAGCCGCTTTATCAACGGTCTGGCGCTGGCCGGTGTCGAGGTGGACCGCAAGGTTCTGGCCGATCTGGCCGTGCACGAGCCCGCAGCCTTCGCCGCGATCGTCGAGCAGGCAAAGGGCGCTCTGGCGGCCTAA
- a CDS encoding efflux RND transporter periplasmic adaptor subunit: MSKTPIWKQIVLSAVLIGVAAGAWHYRTQIIALWQPATKQAGRDTAGPGVPVLVAEVALAEDSLSFAAVGTGLAQRSVTLRAPSGGEVTELNIAPGKRFTKGDVLMRLEDEDQRLALSLAEARQERAQSEQERYTGLRDTGVTTAQRFEDAMTAFRIAEIELEQARADLADRVLRAPFEGIAGLAEIEEGDRIEPNEAIASFDDRSRLLVEFDLPEALLPRAEIGMKVRATSPSSAGGALTGEITAIDSRVTATTRTARLRAAFPNEGDRLRPGASFTVTLDLPGDRYPMLPELALQFSGGALQVWRIDAGGLAQPVEVRLVRRRGGSVIVDGPLAEGDSVVVEGLQRMRPGRAVDVLNTPKGGAT; encoded by the coding sequence ATGTCCAAGACACCCATCTGGAAGCAAATCGTTCTGAGTGCCGTCCTGATCGGGGTGGCCGCCGGGGCGTGGCACTATCGAACGCAGATCATCGCCCTTTGGCAGCCCGCCACGAAGCAGGCCGGCCGCGACACCGCCGGGCCCGGCGTCCCGGTGCTGGTGGCCGAGGTCGCCTTGGCCGAGGACAGCCTCTCGTTTGCCGCCGTGGGCACCGGCCTCGCTCAGCGGTCTGTCACCTTGCGCGCGCCCTCGGGCGGCGAGGTGACCGAGCTTAATATCGCGCCCGGCAAACGCTTTACAAAAGGCGATGTTTTGATGCGGTTAGAGGACGAGGATCAGCGCCTGGCCCTGTCGCTGGCCGAAGCGCGGCAAGAGCGCGCCCAGTCCGAGCAGGAGCGCTATACCGGACTGCGCGACACGGGCGTGACCACGGCCCAACGCTTTGAGGACGCGATGACGGCCTTTCGCATCGCCGAGATCGAGCTGGAGCAGGCCCGCGCCGATCTGGCCGACCGTGTCCTGCGCGCCCCCTTCGAGGGCATCGCCGGTCTGGCCGAGATCGAGGAGGGCGACCGGATCGAACCGAACGAGGCGATCGCCAGCTTTGACGACCGGAGCCGCCTGCTGGTCGAATTCGACCTGCCCGAGGCGCTGCTGCCCCGCGCCGAGATCGGCATGAAGGTGCGCGCCACCTCCCCCAGCAGCGCCGGCGGAGCCTTGACCGGAGAGATCACGGCCATCGACAGCCGCGTCACCGCCACAACGCGCACCGCGCGCCTGCGCGCCGCCTTTCCCAATGAGGGCGACCGCCTGCGGCCCGGCGCGTCCTTTACGGTGACGCTGGACCTTCCGGGCGACCGCTATCCGATGCTGCCCGAGCTTGCGCTGCAATTCTCGGGCGGCGCGCTTCAGGTTTGGCGCATTGATGCAGGCGGGCTGGCCCAGCCCGTCGAGGTGCGGCTGGTGCGCCGCCGGGGCGGGTCCGTTATCGTCGACGGGCCGCTGGCCGAGGGCGACAGCGTCGTGGTCGAAGGGCTGCAACGCATGCGTCCCGGCCGCGCCGTCGATGTTCTCAACACCCCCAAGGGCGGCGCGACATGA
- the rpmI gene encoding 50S ribosomal protein L35 — protein MPKMKTKSSCKKRFKISASGRVIAGQAGKQHGMIKRSNKFLRNARGTTTLSKADEQIIKPMMPYAR, from the coding sequence ATGCCCAAGATGAAGACAAAATCGAGCTGCAAGAAGCGGTTCAAGATCTCGGCCTCTGGCCGCGTGATCGCAGGTCAGGCTGGCAAGCAGCACGGCATGATCAAGCGCAGCAACAAGTTCCTGCGCAATGCCCGTGGCACCACCACCCTGTCCAAGGCTGATGAGCAGATCATCAAGCCGATGATGCCCTACGCGCGCTAA
- the pyk gene encoding pyruvate kinase, translating into MRRHRNVKIVATLGPASETYDMIRALHEAGADVFRLNMSHGQHDEIREKHRIIRQVEKDLDSPICILADLQGPKLRVGVFANGEEELKEGASFRLDLDEAEGDGARVCLPHPEIFQALEPGASLLVNDGKIRLKVTECSHSHATCEVIVGGTISNRKGVNVPDVELPLAALSEKDRKDLEFVCQLGVDWLALSFVQRPEDVAEARDLAQGRAAILSKIEKPSAVKRFDAILAASDGIMVARGDLGVELPVQNVPPIQKRLVRACRAAAKPVIVATQMLESMIESPVPTRAEVSDVATAIYEGADAIMLSAESAAGSYPVEAVTTMDNVAREVENDPTYTQIIESSRVAARTTVADGIVAAAREIAETTDIKAICCFTQSGTTALLTARERPRVPIIAMTSLRGTARRLALTWGVNCVMTSELDRFKMAVINAARAARAQGYATTDDQIVVTAGVPFNVPGTTNILRVAPCQESLIYAADPS; encoded by the coding sequence ACCTACGACATGATCCGCGCCCTGCACGAGGCGGGCGCGGATGTGTTCCGCCTCAACATGAGCCACGGCCAGCATGACGAGATCCGCGAGAAGCACCGCATCATCCGGCAGGTCGAGAAGGATCTCGACAGCCCGATCTGCATCCTGGCCGATCTTCAGGGGCCAAAATTGCGCGTCGGCGTCTTTGCCAATGGCGAGGAAGAGCTGAAGGAAGGCGCGTCCTTCCGCCTCGATCTGGACGAGGCGGAGGGCGATGGCGCCCGCGTCTGTCTGCCTCATCCCGAGATTTTCCAGGCGCTCGAGCCGGGCGCCTCCCTTTTGGTCAATGACGGCAAGATCCGCCTGAAAGTGACCGAGTGCAGCCACAGCCACGCGACCTGCGAGGTGATCGTCGGCGGCACGATCAGCAATCGCAAGGGTGTGAACGTGCCCGATGTCGAGCTGCCCTTGGCCGCGCTTTCCGAGAAGGACCGCAAGGATCTGGAATTCGTGTGCCAACTGGGCGTTGACTGGCTGGCGCTCAGCTTTGTTCAGCGCCCCGAGGACGTGGCCGAGGCGCGCGATCTGGCGCAGGGCCGCGCGGCGATTCTGTCGAAGATAGAAAAACCGTCGGCGGTCAAACGTTTCGATGCCATCCTCGCTGCGTCCGACGGCATCATGGTAGCGCGCGGCGATCTGGGCGTCGAGTTGCCGGTGCAGAACGTGCCACCCATCCAAAAGCGCCTCGTGCGGGCCTGCCGCGCGGCCGCCAAGCCAGTGATCGTCGCCACCCAGATGCTGGAATCGATGATCGAAAGCCCGGTGCCCACCCGCGCCGAAGTAAGCGATGTTGCAACCGCGATCTACGAGGGCGCCGATGCCATCATGCTCTCGGCGGAATCGGCGGCGGGCAGCTATCCGGTCGAGGCGGTGACGACGATGGACAATGTCGCCCGCGAGGTCGAGAACGATCCCACCTACACGCAGATCATCGAATCCTCCCGCGTCGCCGCGCGCACCACAGTGGCCGACGGCATCGTGGCCGCCGCGCGCGAAATCGCAGAGACGACGGACATCAAAGCGATCTGCTGTTTCACGCAAAGTGGCACCACAGCCCTTTTGACCGCGCGCGAGCGGCCCCGCGTGCCGATTATCGCCATGACGTCGCTGCGCGGCACCGCGCGGCGCCTGGCGCTGACCTGGGGCGTCAACTGCGTGATGACCTCCGAGCTCGACCGCTTCAAGATGGCCGTGATCAACGCCGCGCGCGCGGCGCGTGCGCAGGGCTATGCCACGACCGACGACCAGATCGTGGTCACCGCCGGCGTGCCCTTCAACGTGCCGGGTACAACCAACATCCTGCGTGTCGCCCCCTGCCAAGAAAGTTTGATATACGCCGCCGATCCAAGCTAA